One window of Vanessa cardui chromosome 5, ilVanCard2.1, whole genome shotgun sequence genomic DNA carries:
- the LOC124529887 gene encoding E3 ubiquitin-protein ligase SIAH1-like, translating into MAKFKVNKKMGPVAVELPECPVCMDVMSAPIFQCQSGHSICNSCTRILLPPICPICRQAMTQMRNWQLEELISKATVPCPNRSTGCVYTVVSTEMEDHLKECIFREMACPIGIAFGRCSWSGKLKDILDHFKERHSNHCYLNTDNDININNISVSVDERYMYLIPQGKFLFILTLKVDTCQKLAYWVVQHIGSKKTAQQHIYGIQITSKQDDKRTVIFTDKCFNDAFDVNEIFRQARCGIMPLTMLSHFIKDGKLSFKFYVKRNQQNFKTKEKGHGSVKETNKGPRGPGPQSAGNQSRGKSPGPMHLHQRQKGPKGGNSNKQ; encoded by the exons ATGGCGAAGTTTAAAGTGAATAAAAA GATGGGACCTGTAGCAGTAGAGCTGCCGGAGTGTCCAGTTTGTATGGATGTCATGTCAGCGCCCATATTTCAATGCCAATCTGGTCACAGTATCTGCAATTCCTGCACCAGGATCTTGCTGCCACCAATTTGTCCAATCTGTCGTCAAGCAATGACTCAAATGAGAAACTGGCAGCTGGAGGAATTAATTTCTAAG gcTACTGTACCCTGTCCTAATCGATCAACTGGCTGTGTCTATACTGTGGTCTCTACGGAAATGGAAGATCATCTCAAGGAGTGTATATTCCGTGAAATGGCGTGTCCTATTGGGATTGCTTTTGGACGATGTTCTTGGTcag gaaaattaaaagatattctGGATCATTTCAAGGAACGTCATTCTAACCATTGTTACCTGAATACTGATAATGacattaacataaataacatcTCAGTTTCGGTTGACGAAAGATACATGTATCTGATACCTCAgggcaaatttttatttatattaacccTTAAAGTTGATACTTGTCAAAAACTGGCTTATTGGGTTGTGCAGCATATTGGAAGCAAGAAAACTGCCCAGCAACATATCTATGGAATACAAATTACAAGCAAGCAAGATGATAAACGGACAGTAATATTTAcagataaatgttttaatgatgCATTTGATGTTAATGAAATATTCCGCCAAGCAAGATGTGGTATTATGCCACTCACCATGCTCTCACATTTCATAAAGGATggaaaattatcatttaaattttatgttaagaGAAATCAACAAAACTTTAAAACCAAAGAGAAGGGACATGGCTCtgttaaagaaacaaataaaggaCCAAGGGGCCCTGGACCTCAAAGTGCTGGTAATCAGTCTAGAGGTAAAAGTCCTGGGCCTATGCATTTACATCAACGTCAAAAAGGACCAAAAGGTGGTAATTCTAATAAGCAGTAA